A region of Salinibacter sp. 10B DNA encodes the following proteins:
- a CDS encoding saccharopine dehydrogenase C-terminal domain-containing protein → MRITVIGAGSIGGAVVRELCRRTDEVDQVQVCDTRSRALQQLHEEVDSQFLRSFQVDARDMTVLSQIVKGSDCVISCVPAELNPDLAKLCLDAGVHFCDLGGIDEHVQRQLQLADEAREKSVWIVPNCGLAPGLINILCLRALDQLDRAEAAHLRVGDVPLDPEPPFNFRISWSAERILDDYTNPAKLIENGTVVEVDSLSRDEEIHFEEAPFGTMEAFCTQGGLSTLTDTLAGRVNELDHKTIRWPGHAHQMRFLMGLGLGEDRKIGVRTHLTYRDILVRRMRERLGGNHEDAVLLRVLVRGEREGAPTTIVYEMVERYNEESHQSAVMRCTAIPTVVSALLLAREGAVTGGGADVPENVLPRERFLDEVAQRGLNIRHERHDGFREITAKRSLEEEHV, encoded by the coding sequence ATGAGAATCACGGTTATTGGCGCAGGTTCAATCGGGGGGGCCGTCGTGCGCGAACTGTGCCGTCGCACCGATGAGGTGGATCAGGTGCAGGTGTGCGATACCCGCTCCCGCGCTCTCCAGCAGCTCCACGAGGAGGTCGACAGCCAGTTTCTCCGTTCGTTCCAGGTCGACGCGCGGGATATGACGGTCCTCTCCCAAATTGTGAAGGGGAGCGACTGCGTCATCAGCTGTGTGCCGGCGGAGTTGAATCCGGACCTCGCCAAGCTCTGCCTCGATGCGGGCGTGCACTTTTGTGATCTCGGCGGCATCGATGAACACGTGCAGAGGCAGCTTCAACTGGCAGACGAGGCCCGCGAGAAGTCGGTGTGGATCGTGCCCAACTGCGGACTTGCCCCGGGGCTCATCAACATTCTGTGTCTGCGGGCCCTCGACCAGCTCGATCGAGCAGAGGCGGCGCACCTGCGGGTTGGGGACGTGCCCTTAGATCCGGAGCCGCCCTTCAACTTTCGAATTTCGTGGTCGGCCGAGCGAATACTGGACGATTACACCAATCCGGCGAAGCTTATTGAGAATGGGACGGTAGTGGAGGTCGATTCTCTGTCGCGGGACGAGGAGATTCATTTCGAGGAGGCGCCCTTCGGTACGATGGAGGCCTTCTGCACGCAGGGCGGCCTCTCCACGCTCACCGATACCCTGGCCGGACGCGTCAATGAACTCGATCACAAGACCATCCGATGGCCCGGCCACGCGCACCAGATGCGCTTCCTCATGGGACTTGGACTAGGCGAGGACCGGAAGATCGGTGTGCGCACGCACCTCACCTACCGCGACATCCTCGTTCGGCGCATGCGCGAGCGGCTTGGGGGCAACCATGAGGATGCAGTGCTCCTGCGTGTGCTCGTGCGGGGCGAGCGGGAGGGAGCGCCGACGACCATCGTGTACGAAATGGTGGAGCGCTACAACGAGGAGTCCCACCAGTCTGCCGTGATGCGCTGCACTGCCATTCCCACCGTTGTATCGGCTTTGCTTCTAGCCCGGGAGGGCGCGGTAACCGGGGGCGGTGCCGACGTGCCCGAAAATGTGTTGCCGCGTGAGCGTTTCCTCGACGAAGTGGCCCAGCGTGGGCTCAATATTCGTCACGAACGCCACGACGGCTTTCGGGAGATTACTGCGAAGCGTTCCCTTGAAGAAGAGCACGTGTAG